A DNA window from Pungitius pungitius chromosome 1, fPunPun2.1, whole genome shotgun sequence contains the following coding sequences:
- the mbd6 gene encoding mucin-6 isoform X1, whose translation MMGGSETVSGDKDGVHATAIHVPIGWQRRVEGGQVIYVSPSGTALCSLDEVKTYLLTDGTCKCGLECPLIVNKVFSFTVGVKVEQHSQPLGKAEQDMTKLCNHRRKVVAMAALCRSMQASQLPFANHQHPEMSSGVDSRNPKRILVDRVEDNHNVYHSKLHPVPTRTHSHLHMNPSASPQSSHQFIYPNNGSSPVLHTGTNSNHPLDALRRLQHAPPIPASSSPSSTSCFPAYSTAQRSPRTPTPQGQRTPKTPETPGSPRLGPLSTPPLSSPMTMGGGGRGVQTHLPHGVIVGGSPLSQSPSLSPSVHNMNCVSPHQRSRHPSASPSPLSDSLIAAGGGPMSQRRKSTSSSPGSPLPGGSPNPSPHIPKYKLEDILEQFKNSGNSSTNNHHLLLPANLSSLTNQSSSNPNAPTSKSSMCPISPSPLGPFLNQHHRHQGKLPHPTSFPASSLLSAAAKAQLANQITHGQSSKAPSNLVSLPSPLEVLQDGQQQQRSPKVTNSTLHSSHPPSFKASTRPPHPSHAEAPSVLFPPSHSLAQSLASSLPNLPPTTERSASHRKRQRRSPTVLSMLRDTQQLANGPQKTPPGDCSSATVINLSSSSSSFLTSSHSSSTSAVQNQNAVLLENHRLPGQTPSLPGSRQMAHRPRPPRQTEALDFTTGLTPTPLGLDPPTQPLSALLRLLSVQNAQATASASHSASAQPASVALDGGGHTNKQSPRRLPSSPASHSQTRSPRPTSNTNPLASVLQPLTPPPTSPRFRSVQSPTCPPSTKSSPLLRHSACSTTLPNSNLALHNSCSPFQHTVQTPDRHQLTETRTPTIESVSQERSQETSLQGIGATEMGTNSLHSSVDLSHTQGSVTTAISSSPKPLDLSNHVLALLAASSTVPQGEGSSFDSTTDVGMSTQGNPTAVLDDPRCVDPKISMVTKHPVATSPGDNHGHHPPSAVGDSPSPLPLAEAFPFMNQEQLLQLLSSTGGLPSLLDPTVLASLPLGGIWLGGQHAQIPPPTAPQPPQTLAEQHQSEHQQLLIQQEAQQHNQDQQQKQLNSNPLFPLLPLLTGAQGELPLNLLGLLNPLPHPASTPSPGQEVDLGLNDKPSLQALIMASWLLGQQHAPLLPLSGLGQLSQVSLEVPLQQPQHITTTLEGLTLDKTSGLLDPATLSVAGLLEVAQGLLPIPPGAEGAIQALQSLLLPGALPPPHAAFLPLSPALLTAALSSAELHPSPHPQLASAQQTQHTQPQVRSDAGVDTLIPLSLQGKDNPILQQLLPTLLNSALLGDLAGITGLHNMLGIGAGSILLPPVQTSALGMPLLQGHDGAINLLNNLQLSLAPPSEGDKPMSLQETQSPAPQEDIPASQVAPQGEPSPVPDPVSPPAHERSPPPQRVSEGRSVIDPYTSFMDTIYTSFLQVSANEQEGRAHMGPSDPTSPFCALPPVSFHVEHHTPSTPVHTLPQASAPVSLSPRRACSLHNTDLSRLSLEAAAHSPAQGTPKPTEGGSTSPLPRKPLMVEGLTHPQPPLPSMYFEEAKTDCTGPPAAACPYVEAGVDRQGHLPHAGYLSPRDGCSGRPNEEAAGTLLRSEQGREQVGAAGGARRGRKRKQTLQNVLEDFRDMDATALEETKATAALLKPERSVRGRRRRGARSQRQ comes from the exons AGATGAGCAGTGGAGTGGACAGCCGTAATCCAAAGCGAATACTTGTGGATCGGGTAGAAGACAACCACAACGTTTACCATTCCAAACTCCATCCGGTCCCGACTCGAACCCACAGCCACCTCCATATGAACCCCTCTGCCAGCCCCCAATCGTCCCACCAGTTTATTTACCCCAACAATGGCTCCTCCCCTGTCCTTCACACAGGCACAAACTCTAACCACCCTTTAGATGCTTTAAGAAGGCTTCAACATGCTCCTCCTATTCCTGCCTCCTCCAgcccttcctccacctcctgtttcCCAGCGTACAGCACTGCCCAGAGGTCACCTCGCACCCCCACACCTCAAGGTCAAAGAACTCCCAAAACTCCAGAGACTCCGGGTTCTCCGCGGCTAGGTCCCCTCTCCacacctcctctctcttcccctaTGACCATGggtggagggggaagaggagtgCAGACTCATCTTCCTCATGGTGTCATCGTGGGAGGCTCCCCCCTCTCtcagtctccctccctctctccatctgttcaTAACATGAACTGTGTGTCTCCTCACCAGCGGTCCCGCCACCCTTCCgcctctccgtctcctctctctgaTAGCTTAATAGCTGCGGGAGGAGGACCGATGTCTCAGAGGAGGAAATCCACCTCATCCTCCCCAGGCTCCCCTCTCCCCGGTGGCTCCCCAAACCCCAGCCCCCACATCCCTAAGTACAAGCTCGAAGACATCTTGGAGCAGTTTAAGAACTCAGGCAACAGCAGCACTAATAACCACCACCTCCTACTCCCTGCTAACCTTTCCTCCCTGACCAACCAAAGCAGTAGCAACCCTAATGCTCCCACCTCAAAGAGCAGCATGTGCCCCATTTCTCCTTCACCTCTGGGGCCGTTTCTGAACCAACATCACCGCCATCAGGGGAAGCTGCCACACCCAACCTCCTTCCCTGCGAGTAGCCTGCTCTCTGCGGCGGCCAAGGCTCAGCTGGCCAACCAGATAACCCACGGCCAGAGCTCCAAGGCGCCCAGCAACCTGGTGAGCTTGCCCTCTCCTCTGGAGGTCTTGCAAGACGGACAACAGCAACAACGCTCACCCAAGGTAACAAACAGCACTTTACACAGTAGCCACCCTCCCTCCTTCAAAGCGTCTACTAGgcctccccacccctcccatGCAGAAGCCCCCTCCGTCCTTTTCCCTCCATCCCACTCTCTGGCCCAGTCCCTGGCTTCCTCCTTGCCCAACCTACCTCCCACAACCGAACGCAGTGCGTCGCACAGGAAGCGACAGCGGCGATCTCCCACTGTGCTCAGCATGCTAAGAGACACCCAGCAGCTGGCCAACGGGCCGCAGAAGACCCCTCCAGGAGACTGCTCCTCCGCTACAGTCATcaacctgtcctcctcctcctcttccttcctcaccTCTTCGCActcctcctctacctcagctGTGCAGAACCAGAATGCTGTCCTTTTAGAAAATCACCGTCTCCCCGGGCAGACGCCAAGTCTCCCCGGTTCCCGACAGATGGCGCACCGTCCCAGGCCTCCCAGACAAACCGAGGCTCTGGATTTCACCACAGGCCTGACGCCCACCCCTCTCGGCTTGGATCCTCCGACCCAGCCACTGTCTGCTCTGTTGCGCCTGCTCAGTGTGCAGAACGCGCAGGCCACAGCCTCGGCATCGCACTCTGCTTCAGCTCAGCCAGCGTCTGTTGCTCTTGATGGAGGTGGACACACTAACAAACAGAGCCCGAGGCGGTTGCCCTCCTCTCCCGCCTCTCATTCGCAGACTCGGTCACCGCGCCCAACCAGTAACACTAACCCGCTGGCCTCGGTGCTTCAGCCGCTTACTCCTCCCCCGACTTCCCCTCGGTTTAGATCGGTGCAGTCTCCAACGTGTCCTCCGTCAACTAAATCCAGTCCTCTACTGAGACATTCTGCTTGTTCTACGACACTGCCCAACTCAAATTTAGCTTTACACAACAGCTGCAGCCCATTTCAGCACACGGTCCAGACTCCGGACAGGCATCAACTAACAGAGACTCGCACTCCTACAATAGAGTCCGTTTCCCAGGAACGATCGCAGGAAACTTCACTACAGGGCATTGGGGCAACTGAGATGGGTACTAACAGCCTACATTCATCGGTGGACCTGAGCCATACTCAAGGCAGTGTCACTACGGCGATATCCAGCTCCCCAAAGCCTCTTGATCTTAGCAACCATGTACTGGCCCTCCTCGCAGCATCTTCCACCGTGCCCCAGGGGGAGGGCAGCTCCTTTGACAGTACCACTGATGTTGGGATGTCTACTCAAGGAAATCCCACTGCAG TGCTAGATGATCCTAGATGTGTGGACCCGAAGATCTCCATGGTGACCAAACATCCAGTAGCCACGAGCCCTGGGGATAATCACGGGCATCATCCACCTTCAGCTGTGGGTGACTCGCCCTCTCCCTTGCCTCTGGCAGAGGCCTTCCCCTTCATGAACCAAGAGCAGCTGCTTCAGTTGCTGTCATCCACAGGAGGTCTACCGTCCCTCCTGGACCCAACAGTCCTGGCGTCATTGCCCCTAGGGGGGATATGGTTGGGTGGGCAACATGCACAAATACCCCCTCCGACTGCACCACAACCACCACAGACTCTTGCTGAGCAGCACCAATCGGAGCATCAGCAGTTACTGATACAACAAGAGGCACAGCAGCACAACCAGGATCAACAACAGAAGCAGTTAAACAGCAATCCTCTGTTTCCCTTGTTGCCCTTGTTGACTGGTGCTCAGGGGGAGCTTCCTCTGAACCTTTTGGGGCTGCTGAATCCACTCCCACATCCGGCATCAACCCCTAGCCCAGGACAGGAAGTTGATTTAGGGCTAAACGATAAACCTAGCCTTCAGGCTTTGATAATGGCATCCTGGTTGCTCGGGCAACAGCATGCTCCTTTGTTACCTCTATCCGGCCTAGGTCAGTTGAGCCAGGTCAGCTTGGAAGTTCCTCTCCAACAGCCACAACACATCACTACAACTTTGGAAGGCCTCACCTTGGATAAGACCTCCGGCCTCCTGGATCCAGCAACCCTATCGGTCGCAGGGCTCTTGGAGGTCGCCCAAGGCCTTCTCCCCATTCCCCCCGGAGCTGAGGGGGCTATCCAAGCCCTGCAGTCTCTGCTCCTTCCTggcgctcttcctcctccccacgCAGCCTTCCTGCCCCTCAGCCCTGCCCTGCTCACTGCTGCCCTGAGTTCTGCTGAGCTCCACCCGTCTCCCCACCCCCAATTAGCTTCTGCACAGCAAACCCAACATACCCAACCTCAG GTTCGTTCTGATGCAGGTGTTGACACCCtcatccccctctctctccaagGCAAAGACAACCCCATCCTCCAACAGTTACTGCCCACTTTGCTTAACTCTGCTCTATTAG GAGATCTAGCTGGCATCACAGGACTCCACAACATGTTGGGGATTGGCGCAGGTTCCATCCTCCTACCCCCAGTCCAGACCTCTGCTTTGGGCATGCCTCTGCTGCAGGGTCATGATGGAGCAATCAACTTGCTGAACAACCTTCAG CTAAGCCTTGCACCACCCTCTGAAGGGGACAAGCCAATGTCATTGCAGGAAACACAAAGTCCCGCCCCACAGGAAGACATTCCAGCCAGTCAGGTGGCTCCCCAAGGAGAACCCAGTCCTGTTCCTGATCCAGTTTCACCCCCGGCCCATGAACGCAGCCCGCCCCCACAGCGGGTATCTGAGGGCAGGTCTGTTATCGATCCTTACACCTCTTTCATGGACACGATCTATACCTCCTTCCTTCAAGTCAGCGCTAACGAGCAGGAAGGCAGGGCGCACATGGGGCCATCTGACCCCACTTCACCCTTCTGTGCCTTACCACCGGTTTCTTTCCATGTGGAACATCATACCCCGTCCACCCCTGTTCACACTCTGCCTCAGGCAAGTGCTCCAGTCTCGCTCAGCCCACGTCGGGCCTGTTCCCTCCACAACACAGACTTATCCCGACTCAGCTTGGAAGCAGCAGCCCATTCCCCAGCCCAAGGGACCCCCAAACCCACAGAGGGTGGGTCTACGTCCCCTTTGCCAAGGAAACCGCTAATGGTAGAGGGACTTACCCACCCTCAGCCTCCTCTGCCATCCATGTACTTTGAGGAGGCGAAGACGGACTGTACAGGGCCTCCTGCGGCTGCCTGCCCCTATGTGGAGGCCGGGGTAGATAGGCAGGGGCATCTTCCCCATGCAGGGTACCTCAGTCCCAGGGATGGATGCAGTGGGAGGCCCAATGAGGAGGCCGCAGGGACATTGCTGCGCTCTGAACAGGGAAGG GAGCAGGTGGGAGCAGCGGGTGGAgccagaagaggaaggaaaaggaaacaaaC GCTACAGAATGTGTTAGAAGACTTCAGAGACATGGATGCTACAGCACTAGAGGAAACCAAGGCAACG GCGGCACTGCTGAAGCCTGAGAGGTCTGTCCGCGGCAGGAGGCGGCGAGGCGCCCGCTCTCAGAGGCAGTGA
- the mbd6 gene encoding mucin-6 isoform X2 translates to MMGGSETVSGDKDGVHATAIHVPIGWQRRVEGGQVIYVSPSGTALCSLDEVKTYLLTDGTCKCGLECPLIVNKVFSFTVGVKVEQHSQPLGKAEQDMTKLCNHRRKVVAMAALCRSMQASQLPFANHQHPEMSSGVDSRNPKRILVDRVEDNHNVYHSKLHPVPTRTHSHLHMNPSASPQSSHQFIYPNNGSSPVLHTGTNSNHPLDALRRLQHAPPIPASSSPSSTSCFPAYSTAQRSPRTPTPQGQRTPKTPETPGSPRLGPLSTPPLSSPMTMGGGGRGVQTHLPHGVIVGGSPLSQSPSLSPSVHNMNCVSPHQRSRHPSASPSPLSDSLIAAGGGPMSQRRKSTSSSPGSPLPGGSPNPSPHIPKYKLEDILEQFKNSGNSSTNNHHLLLPANLSSLTNQSSSNPNAPTSKSSMCPISPSPLGPFLNQHHRHQGKLPHPTSFPASSLLSAAAKAQLANQITHGQSSKAPSNLVSLPSPLEVLQDGQQQQRSPKVTNSTLHSSHPPSFKASTRPPHPSHAEAPSVLFPPSHSLAQSLASSLPNLPPTTERSASHRKRQRRSPTVLSMLRDTQQLANGPQKTPPGDCSSATVINLSSSSSSFLTSSHSSSTSAVQNQNAVLLENHRLPGQTPSLPGSRQMAHRPRPPRQTEALDFTTGLTPTPLGLDPPTQPLSALLRLLSVQNAQATASASHSASAQPASVALDGGGHTNKQSPRRLPSSPASHSQTRSPRPTSNTNPLASVLQPLTPPPTSPRFRSVQSPTCPPSTKSSPLLRHSACSTTLPNSNLALHNSCSPFQHTVQTPDRHQLTETRTPTIESVSQERSQETSLQGIGATEMGTNSLHSSVDLSHTQGSVTTAISSSPKPLDLSNHVLALLAASSTVPQGEGSSFDSTTDVGMSTQGNPTAVLDDPRCVDPKISMVTKHPVATSPGDNHGHHPPSAVGDSPSPLPLAEAFPFMNQEQLLQLLSSTGGLPSLLDPTVLASLPLGGIWLGGQHAQIPPPTAPQPPQTLAEQHQSEHQQLLIQQEAQQHNQDQQQKQLNSNPLFPLLPLLTGAQGELPLNLLGLLNPLPHPASTPSPGQEVDLGLNDKPSLQALIMASWLLGQQHAPLLPLSGLGQLSQVSLEVPLQQPQHITTTLEGLTLDKTSGLLDPATLSVAGLLEVAQGLLPIPPGAEGAIQALQSLLLPGALPPPHAAFLPLSPALLTAALSSAELHPSPHPQLASAQQTQHTQPQVRSDAGVDTLIPLSLQGKDNPILQQLLPTLLNSALLGDLAGITGLHNMLGIGAGSILLPPVQTSALGMPLLQGHDGAINLLNNLQLSLAPPSEGDKPMSLQETQSPAPQEDIPASQVAPQGEPSPVPDPVSPPAHERSPPPQRVSEGRSVIDPYTSFMDTIYTSFLQVSANEQEGRAHMGPSDPTSPFCALPPVSFHVEHHTPSTPVHTLPQASAPVSLSPRRACSLHNTDLSRLSLEAAAHSPAQGTPKPTEGGSTSPLPRKPLMVEGLTHPQPPLPSMYFEEAKTDCTGPPAAACPYVEAGVDRQGHLPHAGYLSPRDGCSGRPNEEAAGTLLRSEQGRVGAAGGARRGRKRKQTLQNVLEDFRDMDATALEETKATAALLKPERSVRGRRRRGARSQRQ, encoded by the exons AGATGAGCAGTGGAGTGGACAGCCGTAATCCAAAGCGAATACTTGTGGATCGGGTAGAAGACAACCACAACGTTTACCATTCCAAACTCCATCCGGTCCCGACTCGAACCCACAGCCACCTCCATATGAACCCCTCTGCCAGCCCCCAATCGTCCCACCAGTTTATTTACCCCAACAATGGCTCCTCCCCTGTCCTTCACACAGGCACAAACTCTAACCACCCTTTAGATGCTTTAAGAAGGCTTCAACATGCTCCTCCTATTCCTGCCTCCTCCAgcccttcctccacctcctgtttcCCAGCGTACAGCACTGCCCAGAGGTCACCTCGCACCCCCACACCTCAAGGTCAAAGAACTCCCAAAACTCCAGAGACTCCGGGTTCTCCGCGGCTAGGTCCCCTCTCCacacctcctctctcttcccctaTGACCATGggtggagggggaagaggagtgCAGACTCATCTTCCTCATGGTGTCATCGTGGGAGGCTCCCCCCTCTCtcagtctccctccctctctccatctgttcaTAACATGAACTGTGTGTCTCCTCACCAGCGGTCCCGCCACCCTTCCgcctctccgtctcctctctctgaTAGCTTAATAGCTGCGGGAGGAGGACCGATGTCTCAGAGGAGGAAATCCACCTCATCCTCCCCAGGCTCCCCTCTCCCCGGTGGCTCCCCAAACCCCAGCCCCCACATCCCTAAGTACAAGCTCGAAGACATCTTGGAGCAGTTTAAGAACTCAGGCAACAGCAGCACTAATAACCACCACCTCCTACTCCCTGCTAACCTTTCCTCCCTGACCAACCAAAGCAGTAGCAACCCTAATGCTCCCACCTCAAAGAGCAGCATGTGCCCCATTTCTCCTTCACCTCTGGGGCCGTTTCTGAACCAACATCACCGCCATCAGGGGAAGCTGCCACACCCAACCTCCTTCCCTGCGAGTAGCCTGCTCTCTGCGGCGGCCAAGGCTCAGCTGGCCAACCAGATAACCCACGGCCAGAGCTCCAAGGCGCCCAGCAACCTGGTGAGCTTGCCCTCTCCTCTGGAGGTCTTGCAAGACGGACAACAGCAACAACGCTCACCCAAGGTAACAAACAGCACTTTACACAGTAGCCACCCTCCCTCCTTCAAAGCGTCTACTAGgcctccccacccctcccatGCAGAAGCCCCCTCCGTCCTTTTCCCTCCATCCCACTCTCTGGCCCAGTCCCTGGCTTCCTCCTTGCCCAACCTACCTCCCACAACCGAACGCAGTGCGTCGCACAGGAAGCGACAGCGGCGATCTCCCACTGTGCTCAGCATGCTAAGAGACACCCAGCAGCTGGCCAACGGGCCGCAGAAGACCCCTCCAGGAGACTGCTCCTCCGCTACAGTCATcaacctgtcctcctcctcctcttccttcctcaccTCTTCGCActcctcctctacctcagctGTGCAGAACCAGAATGCTGTCCTTTTAGAAAATCACCGTCTCCCCGGGCAGACGCCAAGTCTCCCCGGTTCCCGACAGATGGCGCACCGTCCCAGGCCTCCCAGACAAACCGAGGCTCTGGATTTCACCACAGGCCTGACGCCCACCCCTCTCGGCTTGGATCCTCCGACCCAGCCACTGTCTGCTCTGTTGCGCCTGCTCAGTGTGCAGAACGCGCAGGCCACAGCCTCGGCATCGCACTCTGCTTCAGCTCAGCCAGCGTCTGTTGCTCTTGATGGAGGTGGACACACTAACAAACAGAGCCCGAGGCGGTTGCCCTCCTCTCCCGCCTCTCATTCGCAGACTCGGTCACCGCGCCCAACCAGTAACACTAACCCGCTGGCCTCGGTGCTTCAGCCGCTTACTCCTCCCCCGACTTCCCCTCGGTTTAGATCGGTGCAGTCTCCAACGTGTCCTCCGTCAACTAAATCCAGTCCTCTACTGAGACATTCTGCTTGTTCTACGACACTGCCCAACTCAAATTTAGCTTTACACAACAGCTGCAGCCCATTTCAGCACACGGTCCAGACTCCGGACAGGCATCAACTAACAGAGACTCGCACTCCTACAATAGAGTCCGTTTCCCAGGAACGATCGCAGGAAACTTCACTACAGGGCATTGGGGCAACTGAGATGGGTACTAACAGCCTACATTCATCGGTGGACCTGAGCCATACTCAAGGCAGTGTCACTACGGCGATATCCAGCTCCCCAAAGCCTCTTGATCTTAGCAACCATGTACTGGCCCTCCTCGCAGCATCTTCCACCGTGCCCCAGGGGGAGGGCAGCTCCTTTGACAGTACCACTGATGTTGGGATGTCTACTCAAGGAAATCCCACTGCAG TGCTAGATGATCCTAGATGTGTGGACCCGAAGATCTCCATGGTGACCAAACATCCAGTAGCCACGAGCCCTGGGGATAATCACGGGCATCATCCACCTTCAGCTGTGGGTGACTCGCCCTCTCCCTTGCCTCTGGCAGAGGCCTTCCCCTTCATGAACCAAGAGCAGCTGCTTCAGTTGCTGTCATCCACAGGAGGTCTACCGTCCCTCCTGGACCCAACAGTCCTGGCGTCATTGCCCCTAGGGGGGATATGGTTGGGTGGGCAACATGCACAAATACCCCCTCCGACTGCACCACAACCACCACAGACTCTTGCTGAGCAGCACCAATCGGAGCATCAGCAGTTACTGATACAACAAGAGGCACAGCAGCACAACCAGGATCAACAACAGAAGCAGTTAAACAGCAATCCTCTGTTTCCCTTGTTGCCCTTGTTGACTGGTGCTCAGGGGGAGCTTCCTCTGAACCTTTTGGGGCTGCTGAATCCACTCCCACATCCGGCATCAACCCCTAGCCCAGGACAGGAAGTTGATTTAGGGCTAAACGATAAACCTAGCCTTCAGGCTTTGATAATGGCATCCTGGTTGCTCGGGCAACAGCATGCTCCTTTGTTACCTCTATCCGGCCTAGGTCAGTTGAGCCAGGTCAGCTTGGAAGTTCCTCTCCAACAGCCACAACACATCACTACAACTTTGGAAGGCCTCACCTTGGATAAGACCTCCGGCCTCCTGGATCCAGCAACCCTATCGGTCGCAGGGCTCTTGGAGGTCGCCCAAGGCCTTCTCCCCATTCCCCCCGGAGCTGAGGGGGCTATCCAAGCCCTGCAGTCTCTGCTCCTTCCTggcgctcttcctcctccccacgCAGCCTTCCTGCCCCTCAGCCCTGCCCTGCTCACTGCTGCCCTGAGTTCTGCTGAGCTCCACCCGTCTCCCCACCCCCAATTAGCTTCTGCACAGCAAACCCAACATACCCAACCTCAG GTTCGTTCTGATGCAGGTGTTGACACCCtcatccccctctctctccaagGCAAAGACAACCCCATCCTCCAACAGTTACTGCCCACTTTGCTTAACTCTGCTCTATTAG GAGATCTAGCTGGCATCACAGGACTCCACAACATGTTGGGGATTGGCGCAGGTTCCATCCTCCTACCCCCAGTCCAGACCTCTGCTTTGGGCATGCCTCTGCTGCAGGGTCATGATGGAGCAATCAACTTGCTGAACAACCTTCAG CTAAGCCTTGCACCACCCTCTGAAGGGGACAAGCCAATGTCATTGCAGGAAACACAAAGTCCCGCCCCACAGGAAGACATTCCAGCCAGTCAGGTGGCTCCCCAAGGAGAACCCAGTCCTGTTCCTGATCCAGTTTCACCCCCGGCCCATGAACGCAGCCCGCCCCCACAGCGGGTATCTGAGGGCAGGTCTGTTATCGATCCTTACACCTCTTTCATGGACACGATCTATACCTCCTTCCTTCAAGTCAGCGCTAACGAGCAGGAAGGCAGGGCGCACATGGGGCCATCTGACCCCACTTCACCCTTCTGTGCCTTACCACCGGTTTCTTTCCATGTGGAACATCATACCCCGTCCACCCCTGTTCACACTCTGCCTCAGGCAAGTGCTCCAGTCTCGCTCAGCCCACGTCGGGCCTGTTCCCTCCACAACACAGACTTATCCCGACTCAGCTTGGAAGCAGCAGCCCATTCCCCAGCCCAAGGGACCCCCAAACCCACAGAGGGTGGGTCTACGTCCCCTTTGCCAAGGAAACCGCTAATGGTAGAGGGACTTACCCACCCTCAGCCTCCTCTGCCATCCATGTACTTTGAGGAGGCGAAGACGGACTGTACAGGGCCTCCTGCGGCTGCCTGCCCCTATGTGGAGGCCGGGGTAGATAGGCAGGGGCATCTTCCCCATGCAGGGTACCTCAGTCCCAGGGATGGATGCAGTGGGAGGCCCAATGAGGAGGCCGCAGGGACATTGCTGCGCTCTGAACAGGGAAGG GTGGGAGCAGCGGGTGGAgccagaagaggaaggaaaaggaaacaaaC GCTACAGAATGTGTTAGAAGACTTCAGAGACATGGATGCTACAGCACTAGAGGAAACCAAGGCAACG GCGGCACTGCTGAAGCCTGAGAGGTCTGTCCGCGGCAGGAGGCGGCGAGGCGCCCGCTCTCAGAGGCAGTGA